In Chengkuizengella sediminis, the sequence TATTGAATTTATAAAATGTGGACGGTCTGTATGGTACTGCAATTTCCTGAGGATTACTGATCATAATAGTATTGATAATGTCTATAATGAGTGGTTATTAGGAGCTCTATGATGGGAATAAAGATGGAAATCATGCTACAATGTAAGGAATAGGAGCAACTTAACGGAGGAAAAACGATAATGAAAGAACAAAAAAAAATAACGGATATTGAGATGTTGGAAGCATTACTTGATCCTAGACGCAAACGTATTATTGAATTAGCCAAAGCAAAACCATTAACTGTAAAACAGATAGCATCTGGCCTCGGAGAAAAACCCTCTCGATTATATTATCATGTAAAAAAACTAGAAGAAAATGATCTTTTAATCCTTGTAGAAACAAAACAACAGGGTAATTTAATCGAGAAATATTATCAAACAAATGAAGAAAAGCTGGGTGAATATAAGATAGATGATAATTTCTTAAAAGAACATTCATCATCCTTGTTAAAAGGAGTGAAACAAGTAATTTCTCCTGGGTTAAAACTTCTTGAGCATGCGGCAAAGGAAGGTAGTCACGAGAAACAGATAGAGTTAACAATCACATATTCTAATATGTCTGGTGAGGAGTGGGAATTATCTCACAAACGAATGAAATCTGTAATTTCAGAAGAAAAATTAAATAAACTTAAAAATATTCAACAATTAAAAGAACTAGTAAATGATCATGATAGTAGAATGTCAAAAGAAGATTTAGAAAAACAGAGTGATTATGTTCATGTTGTGTTAAGCTATCGTATAAAAGATGCTCAAGATTTAAATTTAATTGATGATTATTGAATACAGCTTTTAGGGGATTATTCTGACCTCCCATGAGGAGGCAGTCTAGCCTCTAGTTTCGTTTGATGTTATCCTTCATCCTTCTGTTCTGTTTGATTCAGCTTTTTGTAAATCATTTTTAGGGTTGAATTTATATTGTTCAGGCTCATTAATATAATTCCAAGCATTATAAATGTAACAATTTCCCCTGTGAAAATGGAAATAATTCCTACTACTATCATGTAAATACCATAAAATATATTTGTCATGTATTTATTGGACCTCCCTGCTTCTCTTTTTATTTGTTTCATTACATCAATTTTCATTTCCTATAATAAAATAAATATGTGCTAAAGTAAAACACAGTTGGTAATTTTGTTATAATGAACCATGATATGTATAAATAAAAAGTTCAACGTAGAATACTGTCTCTACATAAGTTTTTTTAAGATATTGAAAGCAGGTGCACATCATGAATAAAAAAATCATATTTACAGGTGGAGGAAGCGCAGGGCATGTGACGGTAAATTTAGCTTTAATTCCTCATTTTATACAAGAGGGCTGGGAAGTGGAATACATAGGTTCTAAAAACGGAATTGAACAAGAACTCGTTTCCAAGTTACAAGAAGTAAGATATCACAGTATCAAAACGGGGAAACTCCGGAGGTATTTTGATTGGAACAATGTGAAAGATCCTTTTAGAGTTGTACAAGGAATTTTTCAAGCTTACCGCATCATGCAGAAATCAAAACCAAACGTTGTTTTTTCAAAAGGTGGATTTGTTTCCGTGCCAGTTATTTTAGGAGCTAAATTTAAAAATATTCCTGTTATAACACATGAGTCTGATCTTACTCCAGGTTTGGCAAATCGTATTTCTATGCCGTTTGTTAAAAAAGTTTGCACCACTTTTCCAGAAACAGAAAAACATCTATCTACTAAAAAAGCAGAGTATGTAGGGGCTATCGTTAGAGATGAGTTAAGACATGGTAACGCAACTAAAGGTTATACCTATTGTAACTTCATTCGAGAGAAACCCGTTTTATTAATAATGGGAGGCAGTATGGGCTCTAAAAAAATAAATAAAACAGTTAGAGAAAGTTTAGATGAATTGTTATTTCAATTTCAAATTGTACATATTTGTGGTAAAGGTGAAATGGATTCCTCAATTAAAAAAAAGGGATATGTACAATTTGAATATATAAATGAAGAATTACCAGATATGATGCAAATGGCAGATATAGTAATATCAAGGGCGGGTTCTAATGCAATTTTTGAATTTCTTTCTTTAAAGAAACCGATGTTGTTAATTCCTTTATCAAAGGAAGCTAGTAGAGGGGATCAAATCTTAAATGCTGAATCGTTTGAAAAAGCAGGGTATTGTGAAATTTTACAAGAAGAGGATTTATCGGAGAAATCTTTAACCAAAGCTATAAATCATTTATACAAAAATAGAGAGAAGTACATAAGCAAGATGGAAACATACAAAGGACAAAAGGCTTTGTCTAAAGTGATTCAACTTATTAAGGATGAGGCAAAGTAAAGTAGGAGCAAACTAAATGATAATATATGAACAAGAAGACAAGTTTATCATGATTGAACAACATACACATGCAAACGCATCTGGTGAAATGGCTAAACATTGGAATATGAAATACTTTCAAAACAATAATAAATGGAATAATGTATTGTTAGCTGTTTATGAACATGACCGAGGATGGATTGAATTAGATGCTGTACCTTTTTGGAATGATCGCGAACAAGTCCCTTATTCTTTTATGGACTTTCCATTACCTCCAAAATTGAGAGCCTATCAATATGGAATTGATCAGGTGGAAGAAAAAAATAGTTATGCTGGTTTGTTGTGCAGTCTTCAATACACAAATTTAATTAGTGAAATAAGTGATCCTAAAGCTGTAAATTTCCTTGCAAATGAACAAATTAGACAAGAGAAAATGATTGAACAATTGATAAAAAATGAAGATCAAAAATCAGATCTATATTTCCATTTAAATTTCCTACAGTTTTTCGATGAATTATCTTTGTACATATGTTTGAACGAACCTGGAACTAAAAAAGAAAATGAACACTTGTGGTTTCGTGATGGATTTACTAAATCAAAGAACTTTCCATTTATGAATGGTGAATCCATTATTGCACATTGGATAGATGAACTCCATGTAAAATTGTCTAGGTTTCCATTTGTTAATGACTTTGAAATTAATATGAAAATTAAAAGGGTAATGAAGCAACATATCAGCCAAGAAGGAATAGCCAAGGCGTATGAAGATACCCCCTATGATACTAGAACAATAATTTTTATAAAATAGGAATGTAATAAGGGAGAATGAAAGAATGAAAAAACGAATGATGCTAATTCTATTGAGCTTTTTTACTATATTGATAATAATAGGTTGCAATGAATATGAGCCAGTAGTCGAGAACGTTGAGAGTAGCAAAATGGAAAGGGCTTCGACTCTAACGCTTAGTCCCTCCGAGTTTATTAAGGGAGATGCTGAAGTTCTAGAAGCTCACTTTGATGAGTGGTTAACTGAGAAGGTGAACCTTCAATATACTGGTGATGAAAATATGATCACTGTTTCATATGAAATCTATGAACAAGGGAATATAACAAAGTCGTCTCCTATGATCTCAACCTTCAACAAGGATAAATTTGATGGTAAGCTGTTAATTTCATTAATAGATGAAGATACAAGTGAAGACTTAAAAAAATATAATTTTGGGTTACAAATTACAGGTGGAGGTTCATCAAGTACTGTAAATGGAGACATTCCAGAAATTCAAATTCCTGATGGGGCAATGAACATGATATGGAACCTAAACAAGGAAATTATGATACAAGAAAAAGAAGAAGCCATCGTTTGGGCGTATCTAGCTAATGAAAAGAGTATTATAAGTCCAATGATATTAACAAAAGAAAATTTAAAAAAAGACTATGACTTTGCTTTAGTAATTAAAGTAAATCTCAATGATCAATAGGATTTTTACATGGAGGAAAACAAAAATGGATAGGCTTGAAAAGATTTTTGGAGAGAAAAAAACAGATCAAACTTACACAGACAGACCTAGCGTATATGCGATCATTTTTAATGAAACTAAAGATCAAATTATGATTGTTCAATCTCTAAAAACAGGGAATTATTTTTTACCAGGAGGAGGTATGGAGGATAAGGAAACGAAAGAACAATGTTTGCACAGAGAAGTACTAGAGGAGTTAGGTTGTAAAATCGAAATTGGGGGTTATATTGGTTCAGCAGGGAACTACTTTTATTCACCAACCTATGATGAACATTATTTTATGATAGGAAATTTCTATTTTGCTAGAATCATAGAAAAAGTGCAAGAGTCTACAGAACCAGATGAAACTTATGGTTGGATGGATACTTCTAAAGCGACGAAAGATTTGATACATGCACATCATAGGTGGGCATTGGAAAATGCAGTACATCTATAGGAGGATACATAATGGCAACGATTGTTTTACATAAAGCTAGCGGTAAAAGATACATATTATTAGGTACAGGATATGGGGCTTATAAAGCAACAAGACCAGGTCTCATAGGTGGTGATTTGTTTCCAAACGAAGAACAAGACGAGATCCCTGCAGCTTCAGTATGTGATGAATTCGGAACTATTCAGTGGTTATATACGAATGAACTTCAAGTAGTTGAAGTGGATGGGAAAAGTATAGGGGAGTATGGGGAGAAACTTATTGTTCAAAAAAAGCCTCAGAAGAAAGAAAGTTATGAGCAATATGAAGCTTGTCCTGCATGTTATGTTAAAGTTCTTTCTAAACAGGTGGAATGTCACTCATGTGGTTTAACATTAGTAATCCAAGAATAGTTCAGAACAAGCACAATAAAATCATCTGCATTATTTTGAAGGTTATATAATATAATGAAAATCATCAAATGATAAAACTCCTTTATAATTTTATGTGAGTGAAGGTTGGTGGACATTATAAAACGAATCATTATACTAATGTGGTGTTTAGTATTTCTATTTAGTTTAATTGGCTGTAAGGACCAAGTTGAATCAGGGGTATTAATCATTTCTCCTGATGATTTTTTTAAGGATGACACGAAATATTTAGAGCCCCATTTGGGTTGGATAACAGGAAGTTTTCATATAAATTATTCAGGACCTGAAAAGTATTTGAATATTTCAATGGAAGTTTATGAAAATGGACAGTTAATTAAATCAAGTAAGTTGATGGAGTCTGAAATTAATATGGAAGATTCCCAAATGTCATTTTCAATTCAGGATCATGTT encodes:
- a CDS encoding undecaprenyldiphospho-muramoylpentapeptide beta-N-acetylglucosaminyltransferase — encoded protein: MNKKIIFTGGGSAGHVTVNLALIPHFIQEGWEVEYIGSKNGIEQELVSKLQEVRYHSIKTGKLRRYFDWNNVKDPFRVVQGIFQAYRIMQKSKPNVVFSKGGFVSVPVILGAKFKNIPVITHESDLTPGLANRISMPFVKKVCTTFPETEKHLSTKKAEYVGAIVRDELRHGNATKGYTYCNFIREKPVLLIMGGSMGSKKINKTVRESLDELLFQFQIVHICGKGEMDSSIKKKGYVQFEYINEELPDMMQMADIVISRAGSNAIFEFLSLKKPMLLIPLSKEASRGDQILNAESFEKAGYCEILQEEDLSEKSLTKAINHLYKNREKYISKMETYKGQKALSKVIQLIKDEAK
- a CDS encoding winged helix-turn-helix domain-containing protein, which encodes MKEQKKITDIEMLEALLDPRRKRIIELAKAKPLTVKQIASGLGEKPSRLYYHVKKLEENDLLILVETKQQGNLIEKYYQTNEEKLGEYKIDDNFLKEHSSSLLKGVKQVISPGLKLLEHAAKEGSHEKQIELTITYSNMSGEEWELSHKRMKSVISEEKLNKLKNIQQLKELVNDHDSRMSKEDLEKQSDYVHVVLSYRIKDAQDLNLIDDY
- a CDS encoding NUDIX hydrolase, whose product is MDRLEKIFGEKKTDQTYTDRPSVYAIIFNETKDQIMIVQSLKTGNYFLPGGGMEDKETKEQCLHREVLEELGCKIEIGGYIGSAGNYFYSPTYDEHYFMIGNFYFARIIEKVQESTEPDETYGWMDTSKATKDLIHAHHRWALENAVHL
- a CDS encoding DUF3891 family protein encodes the protein MIIYEQEDKFIMIEQHTHANASGEMAKHWNMKYFQNNNKWNNVLLAVYEHDRGWIELDAVPFWNDREQVPYSFMDFPLPPKLRAYQYGIDQVEEKNSYAGLLCSLQYTNLISEISDPKAVNFLANEQIRQEKMIEQLIKNEDQKSDLYFHLNFLQFFDELSLYICLNEPGTKKENEHLWFRDGFTKSKNFPFMNGESIIAHWIDELHVKLSRFPFVNDFEINMKIKRVMKQHISQEGIAKAYEDTPYDTRTIIFIK